In Bacteroidia bacterium, a genomic segment contains:
- a CDS encoding CHAT domain-containing protein, protein MIESISPEEEIKLARLRLSNLPADSLAAQMEERLKLVGLLQKNKQTAEAGSHLDTLSALLNSHNDRGSLFFIRTENLLAGEDFRENKMDSALAHYNNAHEANQALAVLDSSEFLKSLVNTGVILDRIRRYEEALTVYKKTLPVAESYSPTTSDRLAKIYNNLGNTLNHLQRPLEAVVYFRKAADFLYENFPGDYPYTAKTQSYLGDALLLLGRSEEALGLYEDALDIYRKNQADDIGVADIYLRLANAYKEKRDLDKAIDYYRQSIQMYTNAGSHAYYQNVRAGIYQNLALTYMESGDFSSAHENMEEAEKIYHQLFPGNLGLNGQLALNHGLIYFNEHKLPEAKQAFEKASNNYNSQYGEESPYLIYVFYALGSLYEEENDWIKAENQYRTALQIALNTYGPNHYTTARTYMNMAILAKKQQQFDQAETLITQAIQCLYPPFSPQTPQENPELLREIPAAGSITKILWAKAEILRDKGERLGDTTALRAALGTFRFTLDLISRIATDISSQGSRQQLQENNYQLYEAGISTAWKLFEWTSDTSYLQEAFHLSESSKAHLLLEALKESQAKAFAGIPAAVIEKERYIQDQLNLIEKKQYDAAEGPTRPDSAEAALLEQSRFTFRQQYDSLKQSLEVNYPQYYRLRYDQKTAKIDEIQAVLPDTTGFLAFFTGDSNVYVFVLAKHQFTAQKMKIPNLTEQVTSLRSGILDWHYETGKTEKEKTTLLQQYAITSANLFQDLLKPVEDKLPPRLVIVPDGVLGYLPFELLLTEPADLTHSPSRWPYLLRDHAISYNYSATLYRERKEAEAAQPVGKGFIAFAPQFGEGEKEKDRKSIPNTAFSPLRYNMEEAKEIASITGGKAVLGDEATVDHFYKSAPSRAVIHLSSHGKADDRDARYSYIAFADPGDSARKQLLYVADLYNLHLQAELVVLSACETGLGQLYRGEGIASMARAFTYAGARSITTTLWRVNDKASADLMVSYYHHLALGESKDRALQQAKLHLLRTQQDPFLWGGFVTIGDMEPLQKTGIPFWIWGIVAGIVLVAGGFFVYFRNEYYSRKHRTSPGTGPII, encoded by the coding sequence ATGATTGAGTCCATTTCACCTGAAGAAGAAATCAAGCTTGCCCGGCTTCGGCTTTCAAACCTCCCGGCAGATAGTCTGGCAGCTCAAATGGAGGAACGGCTGAAACTCGTAGGACTCCTGCAAAAAAACAAACAAACTGCTGAAGCAGGAAGCCACCTCGATACGCTTTCCGCTCTGCTAAATAGCCATAATGACAGGGGTTCTCTGTTTTTTATCCGAACAGAAAATCTGCTGGCAGGGGAAGATTTCAGGGAAAATAAAATGGATTCGGCGCTTGCTCATTACAACAATGCCCACGAAGCAAACCAGGCTTTAGCTGTTCTGGATTCCTCCGAGTTTTTGAAGTCTCTGGTAAATACGGGGGTTATTCTGGACAGAATCAGACGGTATGAAGAAGCACTAACCGTTTATAAAAAGACGCTGCCGGTAGCCGAATCATACTCCCCCACCACATCTGACAGACTGGCAAAAATCTACAATAACCTGGGCAACACACTCAATCATCTTCAGCGCCCCCTTGAAGCTGTGGTATATTTTCGCAAAGCAGCCGACTTTCTCTATGAAAATTTTCCCGGCGATTATCCCTACACAGCAAAAACACAGTCCTATCTTGGCGACGCCCTCCTCCTGCTGGGTCGTTCGGAAGAAGCACTCGGACTTTACGAAGATGCCCTGGATATTTACCGCAAAAATCAGGCAGACGATATAGGAGTAGCCGACATTTACCTTCGACTGGCAAATGCCTACAAAGAAAAGCGGGATTTGGATAAAGCCATAGACTATTACCGCCAAAGTATTCAGATGTATACCAACGCCGGCAGTCATGCTTATTATCAGAATGTCCGGGCAGGGATTTATCAAAATCTCGCGCTGACTTATATGGAATCAGGCGATTTTTCTTCGGCCCATGAGAATATGGAGGAAGCCGAAAAGATATACCACCAATTATTTCCCGGCAATTTGGGACTCAACGGCCAACTGGCACTAAATCATGGGCTCATTTATTTTAATGAGCACAAATTGCCTGAGGCAAAACAAGCTTTTGAAAAAGCCAGCAATAATTACAATTCCCAATATGGCGAAGAAAGTCCTTATCTGATTTATGTATTTTATGCGCTGGGAAGCCTGTATGAAGAAGAAAATGATTGGATAAAAGCCGAAAATCAGTACCGTACAGCCTTACAAATTGCGCTCAATACTTACGGTCCCAACCATTATACAACTGCCAGGACTTATATGAATATGGCCATTCTGGCAAAAAAGCAGCAACAATTTGATCAGGCTGAAACACTGATCACACAGGCCATTCAGTGTTTATATCCCCCATTTTCCCCACAAACCCCTCAGGAAAATCCGGAACTCCTCCGGGAAATACCAGCTGCGGGTTCGATCACAAAAATACTTTGGGCCAAAGCAGAGATTTTAAGAGATAAAGGAGAACGATTGGGCGATACCACCGCACTTCGCGCTGCATTAGGCACCTTTCGCTTTACGCTTGATCTGATCAGCCGTATCGCCACAGATATTTCTTCCCAGGGTTCGCGCCAACAATTGCAAGAGAATAACTACCAGCTATATGAAGCGGGAATCAGCACCGCATGGAAACTATTTGAATGGACCAGCGACACCAGTTATTTGCAAGAAGCCTTTCATCTCTCAGAGAGCAGCAAGGCGCATTTGCTTCTCGAAGCACTGAAGGAATCACAGGCCAAAGCATTTGCCGGAATTCCAGCGGCAGTCATAGAAAAGGAGCGGTATATACAGGACCAACTGAACCTGATAGAAAAAAAACAATACGATGCTGCAGAAGGACCAACCCGGCCAGACAGTGCCGAAGCAGCTTTGCTTGAGCAAAGCCGGTTCACTTTTCGCCAGCAATACGACTCATTAAAACAAAGCCTGGAAGTAAACTATCCACAATATTACCGGCTCCGGTATGATCAGAAAACAGCAAAAATTGACGAGATCCAGGCTGTTTTACCCGATACGACCGGCTTCCTAGCCTTTTTCACAGGAGACAGCAATGTGTATGTTTTTGTGCTGGCGAAACATCAATTTACGGCACAAAAAATGAAAATCCCCAACCTCACGGAGCAGGTAACAAGCCTGAGATCAGGTATCCTTGACTGGCATTATGAGACAGGAAAAACCGAAAAAGAAAAGACCACCTTACTCCAGCAATACGCCATCACATCTGCCAACCTGTTTCAGGATTTACTTAAACCCGTAGAAGATAAACTTCCCCCCAGGCTGGTTATCGTGCCAGATGGCGTACTGGGCTACCTTCCTTTCGAGTTATTGTTGACAGAGCCCGCGGATCTTACCCATTCCCCCTCCCGGTGGCCATATCTTCTCAGAGACCATGCTATCAGTTATAACTATTCGGCAACCCTGTATCGGGAGAGGAAAGAAGCAGAAGCAGCGCAGCCTGTTGGGAAAGGATTTATAGCCTTTGCACCGCAGTTTGGGGAAGGAGAGAAAGAAAAGGATCGCAAATCAATACCCAATACAGCTTTCAGCCCTTTGCGTTACAATATGGAAGAAGCGAAAGAAATCGCATCTATCACCGGGGGGAAAGCTGTTCTCGGCGACGAAGCCACCGTTGACCATTTTTACAAATCGGCCCCGTCACGTGCAGTGATTCACCTTTCCAGCCATGGAAAGGCCGATGACAGGGACGCCCGATATTCCTATATAGCCTTCGCTGACCCCGGGGATTCAGCCCGAAAACAACTACTCTATGTTGCAGACCTGTACAATCTCCATCTGCAGGCTGAGCTTGTTGTACTTTCAGCCTGCGAAACAGGGCTGGGGCAGCTGTACCGCGGTGAAGGGATTGCCAGCATGGCGCGGGCCTTTACTTATGCAGGAGCCAGAAGTATTACCACAACCCTATGGCGCGTCAACGACAAGGCAAGTGCAGATCTGATGGTATCCTACTATCACCATCTTGCATTGGGAGAATCCAAAGACCGGGCACTTCAGCAGGCAAAACTCCATCTTCTCCGCACACAGCAAGATCCTTTTTTGTGGGGAGGATTTGTCACAATAGGAGACATGGAGCCTTTACAAAAAACAGGGATACCGTTTTGGATATGGGGAATAGTAGCAGGAATTGTGCTGGTGGCAGGGGGATTTTTTGTATATTTCCGGAATGAATATTATTCCCGCAAGCATAGAACATCTCCCGGTACTGGTCCCATTATTTGA
- a CDS encoding ArsC/Spx/MgsR family protein, translating into MNKIYTLATCTTSQRILKEIAPGPEFEFQNIKEENITPEQLDELYQMTGSYEALFSKRALKYKDWGLNKMTLTEADYRRYILEEYTFLKRPVIVAGKEIFIGNAPKVVEAAKKVIQS; encoded by the coding sequence ATGAATAAAATCTATACACTGGCAACCTGCACGACCAGTCAGCGCATTCTGAAAGAAATCGCTCCCGGCCCTGAATTTGAATTCCAGAACATCAAAGAGGAAAATATTACGCCGGAGCAACTGGACGAGTTGTACCAGATGACTGGTTCTTATGAAGCTTTGTTTAGCAAGCGCGCATTAAAATACAAAGACTGGGGATTAAACAAAATGACACTGACGGAAGCGGATTACCGGCGATACATTTTGGAGGAATACACATTTCTGAAGCGGCCTGTCATTGTAGCGGGTAAAGAGATATTTATCGGGAATGCCCCTAAAGTGGTGGAGGCAGCAAAGAAGGTGATTCAGTCGTGA
- the rfbB gene encoding dTDP-glucose 4,6-dehydratase — MNKHILITGGAGFIGSHLVRHFINHYPDYRIFNLDKLTYAGNLENLRDVENHPGYTFIKGDICDPEQLTSIFESYDITHVIHLAAESHVDRSILDPLAFVQTNVIGTVNLLNTARKFWKGNQDRLFYHVSTDEVYGSLGDHGFFLENTPYDPQSPYSASKASSDHFVRAYGNTYGFPFIMSNCSNNYGAYQFPEKLIPLFIANIYEEKPLPVYGKGENIRDWLWVVDHCRAIDVIFHKGEIGETYNIGGQNEWKNIDLIRLMCRLMDKKLGRETGSSEKLITYVTDRPGHDMRYAIDPTKLVTQLGWTPSVNFEEGLEKTVDWYLSNSGWIESVRSGAYRYYYEQQYGQRLT, encoded by the coding sequence ATGAATAAGCATATACTTATTACCGGAGGCGCGGGGTTTATCGGCTCACATCTTGTCAGGCATTTTATCAACCATTATCCTGACTATCGTATTTTCAATCTGGACAAACTTACCTATGCCGGAAATCTGGAAAACCTTCGTGATGTGGAAAACCACCCGGGTTATACATTTATCAAAGGCGATATCTGTGATCCGGAGCAGTTGACGTCTATTTTTGAATCATACGATATCACTCATGTCATCCATCTGGCAGCAGAAAGTCATGTGGATCGGAGCATACTGGATCCGCTTGCTTTTGTACAAACCAATGTGATCGGAACTGTGAACCTGCTCAACACTGCCCGTAAGTTCTGGAAAGGAAATCAGGACAGATTGTTTTATCATGTTTCCACCGATGAGGTATATGGTTCACTGGGGGACCATGGATTTTTTCTGGAGAATACGCCCTATGACCCTCAAAGCCCATATTCCGCATCAAAAGCCAGTTCCGACCACTTTGTCAGAGCCTATGGAAATACGTACGGATTTCCCTTCATCATGAGCAATTGCTCCAACAACTACGGCGCCTATCAGTTTCCGGAAAAACTTATCCCCCTTTTTATCGCCAATATTTATGAAGAAAAGCCTTTGCCGGTATATGGAAAAGGCGAAAATATCCGGGACTGGCTTTGGGTAGTGGATCATTGCCGTGCCATTGATGTTATTTTTCATAAAGGGGAAATTGGAGAAACCTATAATATCGGCGGACAAAATGAATGGAAAAATATCGACCTGATCCGCCTGATGTGCCGTCTGATGGATAAAAAGCTTGGACGCGAAACAGGAAGCTCAGAAAAGCTTATCACCTATGTAACCGATCGTCCGGGACACGACATGCGATATGCGATCGATCCTACGAAACTTGTAACACAACTGGGATGGACACCCAGTGTAAATTTTGAAGAAGGACTCGAAAAAACCGTTGACTGGTATCTCAGCAACTCCGGTTGGATCGAAAGTGTAAGGTCCGGAGCTTACCGCTACTACTACGAGCAGCAATACGGACAACGATTAACTTAA